A genome region from Strigops habroptila isolate Jane chromosome 12, bStrHab1.2.pri, whole genome shotgun sequence includes the following:
- the LOC115615852 gene encoding cytochrome b-c1 complex subunit 8, producing MGLHFGNLARVRHIITYSLSPFEQRAFPNVFSHGVPNVWRRFSGQVFKVVPPFAAAYLLYSWGTQEFERLKRKNPADYENDQ from the exons ATGGGCCTTCACTTCGGGAACCTGGCGCGGGTCCGCCACATCATCACCTACAGCCTGTCGCCCTTCGAGCAGCGCGCCTTCCCCAACGTCTTCTCGCACGGGGTGCCCAACGTGTGGCGCCGGTTCAGCGGACAGGTCTTCAAGGTGGTGCCCC cCTTCGCGGCAGCCTATCTCCTGTATTCCTGGGGAACCCAAGAGTTTGAGAGGCTGAAGAGGAAGAACCCCGCTGACTATGAAAACGACCAGTAA
- the GDF9 gene encoding growth/differentiation factor 9 has protein sequence MEGTWRICVCFYCCLHWLSFSIQCSPHSRARVASDKSSGFLVAPEDSTSELNPLLWLPKGMRRGYALLPPLLKVLSDRGHQVWESEVPRLQPDSRALRYMKRLYKMSATKEGIPKANKSHLYNTVRLFTPCSECKHRHRDLMKGDIHLVDLLFNLDRVTGLEHLLKSVLLYSFDTSVPISSSVTCMCHLSVKEHDFSGQVCPSVSHAIAFSLHFEVRKRKWVEIDVTSFLQPLIATNRRNIHMAVNFTCLMGDPQQNTNLENPVNMALVPPSLLLYLNDTSEQAYHRWNSLRHRRKIPVRPRQRNSLLVDPTGDKGKETSQGKRASRRRRDENGKEVPATSPSNLSEYFKQFLFPQNECELHNFRLSFSQLKWDKWIIAPHRYSPQYCKGDCPRVVGHRYGSPVHTMVQNIIYEKLDSSVPKPSCVPAEYSPLSVLTIEPDGSIVYKEYEDMIATKCTCR, from the exons ATGGAGGGTACCTGGAGAATTTGTGTTTGCTTCTACTGCTGTCTTCACTGGCTTTCTTTTAGCATCCAGTGCTCCCCTCACTCCAGGGCACGTGTAGCCTCTGACAAGAGCTCTGGGTTCCTGGTAGCTCCTGAGGACAGCACCAGCGAGCTAAATCCGTTGCTGTGGCTGCCCAAAGGCATGAGACGTGGCTAtgccctcctgcctcccctcctcAAGGTGCTGTCTGACCGGGGACACCAGGTCTGGGAAAGCGAGGTCCCCAGGCTGCAGCCGGACTCCAGAGCCCTTCGGTACATGAAGAGGCTGTATAAGATGTCTGCTACCAAGGAGGGAATCCCAAAGGCCAACAAAAGCCATCTCTATAACACTGTCCGGCTTTTCACTCCGTGTTCTGAATGCAAGCACCGCCACAGGGACCTGATGAAAG GAGACATTCACCTGGTGGATTTACTCTTCAACCTGGATCGTGTCACTGGTCTGGAGCACTTACTCAAGTCTGTCCTGCTCTACTCCTTTGACACCTCAGTTcccatttcttcttcagttaCGTGCATGTGCCATTTATCTGTCAAGGAGCATGATTTTTCTGGCCAAGTATGCCCCAGCGTTTCGCACGCTATCGCTTTTAGCCTGCACTTTGAAGTTAGAAAACGCAAGTGGGTTGAGATCGATGTGACTTCTTTTCTCCAGCCCCTAATTGCTACTAACAGAAGGAATATTCACATGGCTGTGAACTTCACTTGTCTGATGGGTGATCCACAACAGAACACTAACCTGGAAAATCCCGTTAATATGGCACTGGTTCccccttctcttcttctttaCCTGAATGATACCAGTGAGCAAGCTTACCACAGGTGGAACTCACTTAGGCACAGAAGGAAAATCCCAGTGCGGCCCAGGCAAAGGAACAGTCTGCTTGTTGATCCTACGGgtgacaaaggaaaagagacttCACAGGGCAAAAGGGCCTCGCGACGGCGGAGAGATGAGAATGGGAAAGAAGTGCCAGCAACTTCACCCTCTAATCTGAGCGAGTACTTCAAACAGTTTCTGTTCCCTCAAAACGAGTGTGAGCTTCACAACTTCCGCCTAAGTTTTAGCCAACTCAAATGGGACAAATGGATCATAGCACCACACAGGTACAGCCCCCAGTACTGCAAAGGTGACTGCCCCAGGGTTGTCGGGCACCGTTACGGCTCTCCTGTGCACACCATGGTACAGAACATCATCTATGAGAAACTGGACTCGTCTGTCCCAAAGCCCTCCTGCGTTCCTGCCGAATACAGCCCGCTGAGCGTCCTAACCATAGAGCCCGACGGCTCCATTGTCTACAAAGAGTATGAAGACATGATAGCAACCAAGTGCACTTGTCGGTAG